The following DNA comes from Candidatus Nitrosotalea okcheonensis.
AGATAATAATTCAAGATCTTGTGGATCATGTCAATCTGAATACAAATACAAAAGGTAAGAAAGCAGCAAGCGATCTTAAAGACACGGTATCCAAAATCTTATAGTTCATACCCCCTACTGACATGTAGAAAAAGCAAACCAATATCGGCCAATCATACAAAACCAAGTTACTGGTGTGAGATTTCAATGAAATACTTGCTTTATGCCATCAATTACAAATTGTACTGCAAAAGCTGCTATTATGATTGCAAATATTCTTGTTATTATCAATGAACCCCTTTTTCCAAGAAGCTTGTAGATTGGATCAACTGAGCGCAATATTGCATACGTTATGCCCAGTACAATTATGATTGAAAGTACAGTTATCAGTATGCCATAGGTTTCAAAGGATAGTATTACCAAAGTCAGTGCTCCAGGACCTGCAAGTAGTGGAAAAGCTAATGGAACAACGCCGGATTCATCATGCAGGGTTTGGTTGCCAAATGTCCAGTCTCCGTGTGTCAGTAATTGAATGGATACCAAGAATAAAAGCACGCCTCCTGCAATCATAAAACTGAATATTGAAATTCCAAATGTTGAAAGAATCGAAGATCCAATAAATGCAAAAACAAAGAGTAGAATTGCAACTGTTATTATTGTTACGTTTAAAATTGATGTTCTTTGTTTTCTTTCCATTTTACCAGTGAGACCCATGATAATAGGTATACTGGCAATTGGATCAATTACTACAAGTAGTGTGATGACGGCCTTGCCAAGATCGCCTAGAAAATCTTGTACCATGTTTTATTTGTAGACATTAGTTATTTCAGGGATTCTTTTAGTTGTTTTTAGAAGCAAGAGCCTGAAAGATAGTAAATGTCTGCATTTTCACTAAAAACATTTTTCTGACTAGATATCAATACTGTTTCAACATAGTAAAAGCGGCTAGTCTTGAACTGTTGGTATAATGTGACAGGTCAAATTCAATTATGGTTTTTGGACGATTTTGGTTCTTCAAAATCCAATACAATACTTTTGAGTACTATCTTCACTCCCTTTAGAATTCGCAATCCATGTTTTTTAGAACTGTCTGCAATCACATGTATAGTATACATCCGTAACATAAAAGTCTGATCTCAGTTGGTTGTGTCAAGTTTCCATAATTTTAAAAAAATCAATCACCTCTTGAACATCGGCCAATTCCCCAAGATATGATTTGATTTGAGATATGATAGAAGTATACTCCTCACCATACACATCCTTGAGTACTGTTTTCAGGTATTGTGGATGATCATAACAGTCTCCGATTTTGCAATCATAAAGAGATCCAAGCCTTGCCAATACAAGATGATAATTTGTGTTCCCTCTCCTCATCAGTACAAGTTCTACGTATGAAATGACGGCTAACCGGTACGGTTCAAAACTGGAATCCAATACAAGACATTAGCATGTTATTTTATAATATTTTGTGTCATGAAATTCCAAAGTAATGCTAGTAACCTGTCAGTTATACAGGTCAAAAGAGCTGTATCGGCTCTTTCCATCGTATCTTTCTTGGCCCTCTTTGATCAGTTTTGCTATATGTTCAAGTATGCGGTGTGCATTTATAGTTGCCTCAGATTTGTCTTTTGGCTTCACTGCATCGCTTTCTATAACTGCATATCTTGTGACCAGTTTGAGGTTGACATTATACTTGTCATTGCTTGCCCACTGTAAGATACATCCCCCATCTCCCTCAACCATGCCAACCCATCGGAGCGTGCCAAACCATTTACCAAGTAACTTGGTTACAACATCTTCAACTTTTACAGCGGTTGGGAGATATAGTTGAATTATCTGTTCAAACTGAGCACAGTGATGTGACATGGCCTTGGAAAGATTTTCAAGATCAATCCTAGATTTTTTTACAAGCACAGAATCAAGGTTTTTTGTAAGCTTGTAACCGTAATCTGTTTTTTTCACAAGCCCTGCGTTCTCTAGCCTATGCAAGGATCTTGCCAAGCTTTGCTGATGAATTCCTAATTTTCGTACAAGTCCATTGAATGTATACTGGTTGTCATTGACATCACTGTCTTGGTTTAGTAATGATAAGACTTTTTTGTCATTTGTTTGAAAATCATCAAGAGATACATCTGGTGAACTGTCAATTATTATTTGAACCATTTTGTCATCGACCTTGATTTCTTTTTCATTTCCCGACTTTTCTTCTTTTTCATGAGAATCTGGAGTATCCATGTTTATCAACTTCCGATAGTCTCTTTACTTATTTAAAACTAGTTTAGATGTTATCATTTGATCTGATTCTGGTATACCACGGATAGATTTCATCAAGTTGCTTGCTTTTTCCAAGATGGTATAATCTCCTAGATTAAACCTATTTTTTCTCGACTTTGTATTTCTTGAATTTAATCGTAATTTGTTATTACAGCAAGGACATCTTATTCCTACAGATAACGAATCTACAAATATTCCACATACAGAGCAAGGCCTTTGCCCCACTGCAAATCTATATCCTCCCAATGGCTTTTTTGCCGCAAACCTATAACAAATTCCTTTGCATCTCAAATCTCCAAACTTCCTTGTTATGAAAATACACATCATTCTAAATAAAATAGACTAGGATTAACAAAACCTAGTCACACGCGTTTTTATATGAAGTTAGAGGTACTAGCACAAAGCAGATTCATTGGAGTTCAAAGTCTAGAAAGCAACACACTGCCATACTAGTTTTTGTTTCTTTTTCATGTTTAATTTTTTGTAGATCAAGTTCAGGCATAACATAGCGCATTAGATAATTTCAAAAAAAGACTAGCTTTGTTTGTTTCGTGTAACAGCAATTACTGCAATCACAATTCCTGCAATACCTATTCCGATTCCAGTCATACTTATCATATACAATTTATCAGTAGTATCTTTAACTTGTTGGAAGGATTGTACAACATTTGAGACACTCTTAGATGCAGCATCGGCATTGTTTTTTGCATCTTCTATATCACTTGTCAATTGATTTATCACTGTACCCATCTGATCCATATTTACAGATGTGCTAGA
Coding sequences within:
- a CDS encoding MarC family protein; protein product: MVQDFLGDLGKAVITLLVVIDPIASIPIIMGLTGKMERKQRTSILNVTIITVAILLFVFAFIGSSILSTFGISIFSFMIAGGVLLFLVSIQLLTHGDWTFGNQTLHDESGVVPLAFPLLAGPGALTLVILSFETYGILITVLSIIIVLGITYAILRSVDPIYKLLGKRGSLIITRIFAIIIAAFAVQFVIDGIKQVFH